A stretch of the Candidatus Saccharimonadales bacterium genome encodes the following:
- the tuf gene encoding elongation factor Tu, which translates to MAAQAFDRTKPHVNVGTMGHVDHGKTSLTAAITMVLAKRMPTAVNKAVDYAQIDNAPEERARGITIATSHQEYESEKRHYAHVDMPGHADYVKNMITGAAQIDGAILVVSAADGPMPQTREHVLLAKQVGVPSILVFMNKMDLADEDLVELVEEEIRDLLAKYDFDRDCPVIKGSATKAIEGDAKNEDAIIELVAAMDAYVPEPKRELDKPFLMPIEDVFSIKGRGTVATGRIESGIVKINEEVEIVGVRTTKKSVVTGIEAFKKSLDQGQAGDNAGILLRGIERDDIERGQVLAKPGTITPHTEFDAEVYILSKEEGGRHTPFFKGYKPQFYFRTTDVTGEVELPADKEMVMPGDTVTFKVKLLAPIAMDQGLRFAIREGGRTVGAGVVTKINK; encoded by the coding sequence ATGGCAGCACAAGCATTCGACCGAACTAAACCTCATGTTAACGTAGGAACCATGGGTCACGTTGACCACGGTAAGACATCCCTCACTGCAGCGATCACCATGGTGCTTGCAAAGCGCATGCCTACTGCAGTTAACAAAGCTGTTGATTACGCCCAAATTGACAACGCACCTGAAGAGCGCGCTCGTGGTATTACCATCGCTACCTCTCACCAGGAATATGAGTCAGAGAAGCGCCACTACGCACACGTTGACATGCCAGGTCACGCCGACTACGTCAAGAACATGATTACCGGTGCTGCACAGATTGACGGCGCTATCCTCGTTGTATCTGCTGCTGACGGTCCTATGCCACAGACTCGTGAGCACGTACTGCTTGCAAAGCAGGTCGGTGTTCCTTCTATTCTTGTCTTCATGAACAAGATGGACCTTGCTGACGAAGACCTCGTCGAACTCGTTGAAGAAGAAATCCGCGATTTGCTTGCGAAATACGACTTTGACCGCGATTGTCCTGTCATCAAAGGTTCAGCTACCAAAGCTATCGAAGGTGACGCTAAAAACGAAGATGCTATCATCGAACTTGTTGCAGCCATGGACGCCTACGTTCCAGAACCAAAGCGCGAACTCGACAAGCCATTCCTGATGCCTATTGAAGACGTTTTCTCGATCAAAGGCCGTGGTACAGTCGCAACCGGTCGTATCGAATCCGGTATTGTCAAAATCAACGAAGAAGTTGAAATTGTCGGTGTCCGTACAACCAAGAAATCAGTTGTTACTGGCATTGAAGCCTTCAAGAAATCCCTCGACCAAGGTCAGGCTGGCGATAACGCCGGAATCCTGCTTCGCGGTATTGAGCGTGATGACATCGAGCGTGGTCAGGTCCTTGCTAAGCCAGGTACTATTACTCCACACACTGAATTTGATGCTGAAGTCTATATCCTCAGCAAAGAAGAAGGCGGTCGTCACACACCATTCTTCAAGGGCTACAAGCCACAGTTCTACTTCCGTACAACTGACGTAACTGGTGAAGTTGAGCTTCCAGCTGACAAAGAGATGGTCATGCCAGGTGATACTGTAACTTTCAAAGTTAAGTTGCTCGCTCCAATCGCCATGGACCAGGGTCTCCGCTTCGCTATCCGCGAAGGTGGCCGTACCGTTGGTGCTGGTGTTGTTACTAAGATCAACAAATAG
- the fusA gene encoding elongation factor G — translation MADKKTPMDKIRNLGIIAHIDAGKTTTTEGILYRTGLKHKIGAVHEGGTTTDWMAQERERGITIVAASVTCYWKNHQINIIDTPGHIDFTAEVERSLRVLDGACVVFDGKMGVESQSETVWRQADKYGTPRICFINKINQTGGDFYKSLDTIHARLSKHAFPIHLPIGFEQSINGIVDLIAMKAYTYKEFTDHEMVEAEIPADMMDKVKRYRSLLIENAVAEDEATMEKYFEVGEEGLSEAEIKHAIRAATLTGKFFIVTGGDGRGVMVEKVLDLVNDYLPAPDDRGNVWGTHPKTGDQIERKNSESDPMSALAFKITSDPFVGKLAYFRVYSGVVTAGSYVMNSSTGEKERVGRIVRLQADKREDVTEVGAGDIAAIVGLKGTTTGHTLCDPSNPIVLENITFPDPPVSIAIEPKTKADQEKMGIALQRLAEEDPTFRVKTDEETGQTIISGMGELHLDIIVDRMKREFSVEANIGAPQVAYRESIRKSDVEVQGKFIRQSGGRGQYGDVWLRLSQNEQGAGFEFINSIKGGVVPSEYIKPVEQGIIEALANGVIAGYPVVDVKAELYDGSYHDVDSNEMAFKIAGSMALQEGVRKAGPVLLEPVMKVVVVTPEEFMGDVIGDLNSKRGRIESMEDLTTGIKEITSFVPLGEMFGYTTNLRSSTQGRASSSMELDHYADVPSHVAEAIIAKNSK, via the coding sequence ATGGCAGACAAGAAAACACCAATGGACAAGATCCGCAACCTCGGCATCATCGCGCATATTGACGCCGGTAAGACGACGACGACAGAAGGCATTCTGTACCGAACTGGGCTGAAGCACAAAATCGGTGCGGTACATGAAGGCGGAACAACGACTGACTGGATGGCTCAAGAACGCGAACGTGGTATTACAATTGTAGCTGCATCGGTTACTTGTTACTGGAAGAATCACCAGATCAACATCATCGACACGCCAGGTCACATCGACTTTACTGCCGAAGTTGAACGTAGTTTGCGCGTGCTTGACGGCGCCTGCGTTGTATTCGACGGCAAGATGGGTGTCGAGTCGCAGTCCGAAACTGTCTGGCGCCAAGCAGACAAATACGGCACGCCTCGCATCTGCTTTATTAACAAAATCAACCAAACCGGCGGTGATTTCTATAAATCGCTTGATACCATTCACGCTCGTCTCAGCAAGCACGCTTTCCCGATACACCTTCCTATCGGTTTTGAGCAGTCGATCAACGGCATTGTCGATTTGATTGCCATGAAAGCCTACACTTACAAGGAATTCACTGACCATGAAATGGTCGAAGCTGAAATCCCGGCTGACATGATGGACAAAGTCAAACGCTACCGAAGCCTATTGATTGAAAACGCCGTCGCCGAAGACGAAGCGACTATGGAAAAATATTTCGAAGTTGGCGAAGAGGGCCTCAGCGAAGCTGAGATTAAGCACGCTATCCGTGCAGCAACCCTGACCGGTAAATTCTTTATTGTAACTGGCGGCGACGGACGTGGCGTCATGGTTGAAAAAGTCCTCGACCTGGTCAATGATTATCTACCGGCTCCTGATGACCGCGGCAATGTATGGGGTACACACCCGAAGACTGGTGATCAGATTGAGCGTAAAAATTCTGAATCCGATCCTATGTCCGCCTTAGCCTTTAAGATCACCAGCGATCCATTTGTCGGTAAGCTAGCTTACTTCCGCGTCTACTCGGGAGTTGTCACGGCTGGTTCATATGTCATGAACAGCTCAACTGGTGAAAAAGAACGTGTCGGCCGTATCGTCCGTTTGCAAGCCGACAAGCGTGAAGACGTTACTGAAGTCGGCGCCGGTGACATCGCCGCCATCGTTGGCCTAAAAGGCACGACCACTGGACACACGCTCTGCGACCCGTCGAACCCAATTGTTCTCGAAAACATCACTTTCCCAGATCCGCCGGTGTCTATTGCCATCGAGCCAAAGACCAAAGCTGACCAGGAAAAGATGGGTATTGCCCTTCAACGCTTGGCTGAAGAAGATCCAACTTTCCGAGTTAAGACCGATGAAGAAACAGGGCAGACGATTATCTCGGGAATGGGTGAGCTTCACCTTGATATCATTGTCGACCGCATGAAGCGCGAATTCTCTGTCGAAGCCAACATCGGCGCACCACAGGTCGCCTACCGTGAATCGATTCGCAAATCTGACGTCGAGGTCCAAGGTAAATTCATTCGCCAATCTGGTGGACGCGGACAATACGGTGATGTATGGTTACGATTGTCTCAAAACGAACAAGGTGCTGGATTTGAATTCATCAACTCGATCAAGGGTGGTGTAGTCCCATCGGAATACATCAAGCCCGTTGAGCAGGGCATCATCGAAGCTTTAGCAAACGGTGTCATTGCTGGATACCCAGTCGTAGACGTCAAAGCCGAACTGTATGACGGTAGTTACCACGATGTCGACTCCAACGAAATGGCATTCAAGATTGCCGGTTCAATGGCACTTCAAGAGGGTGTCCGTAAAGCCGGACCGGTACTCCTAGAGCCAGTCATGAAAGTTGTCGTCGTAACACCAGAAGAATTCATGGGTGACGTCATCGGTGACCTCAACAGTAAGCGTGGCCGTATCGAATCGATGGAAGACCTGACGACAGGCATCAAAGAAATCACATCCTTTGTACCGCTTGGCGAAATGTTCGGATATACGACCAACCTTCGCAGCAGTACACAAGGTCGTGCCAGCTCGAGTATGGAGCTGGACCACTATGCTGACGTACCAAGCCACGTCGCTGAAGCGATCATTGCAAAAAATTCGAAATAG
- the rpsG gene encoding 30S ribosomal protein S7 — MPRKKTKALVREIAPDRLYNSVPVSRLINRVMLNGKKQLAERLVYDGMQKAADRLKVENPLEVFETAMKNIRPHVETRSRRVGGANYQIPFEVHGQRQNHLTTMWFVAACRARKGISMADRIAAELTDAYNGQGSAVKKREDVHKMAEANRAFAHFART, encoded by the coding sequence ATGCCTCGTAAGAAAACTAAAGCTTTAGTCCGCGAAATTGCACCGGATCGTCTGTATAACAGCGTCCCTGTCTCTCGCCTTATCAACCGTGTCATGCTGAACGGCAAAAAGCAGCTGGCTGAACGTCTCGTCTATGATGGTATGCAGAAAGCTGCAGATCGTCTGAAAGTCGAAAATCCACTTGAAGTCTTTGAGACTGCCATGAAGAACATCCGTCCGCATGTTGAGACTCGATCTCGCCGTGTCGGTGGTGCCAACTACCAGATTCCTTTCGAAGTACATGGTCAGCGCCAGAATCACCTGACGACTATGTGGTTCGTTGCAGCCTGCCGTGCACGCAAAGGCATTAGCATGGCCGATCGTATCGCTGCAGAGCTGACGGACGCCTATAATGGCCAAGGTTCAGCAGTCAAAAAGCGTGAAGACGTTCACAAGATGGCAGAAGCTAACCGTGCCTTTGCGCACTTTGCCCGGACCTAG
- the rpsL gene encoding 30S ribosomal protein S12 yields MPTINQLVRKPRVRVTSKTKSPAMQRVVNNLKTKNYEKPAPFKRGVCVKVTTKTPKKPNSALRKVARVRLTNGYEVWAYIGGEGHNLQEHAVVLVRGGRVKDLPGVRYHIVRGSLDLQGVNNRKQGRSKYGTKKASK; encoded by the coding sequence ATGCCAACAATTAATCAACTAGTTCGCAAGCCACGCGTACGGGTGACTTCGAAGACGAAGTCACCAGCTATGCAACGCGTCGTGAACAACCTCAAAACCAAAAACTATGAGAAGCCAGCGCCATTTAAGCGCGGTGTATGTGTCAAGGTAACGACCAAGACACCGAAGAAGCCGAACTCCGCCCTTCGTAAGGTTGCCCGCGTGCGCCTGACAAACGGCTACGAAGTCTGGGCCTACATCGGCGGCGAAGGCCACAACCTCCAGGAACACGCCGTTGTGCTCGTTCGTGGCGGACGGGTCAAAGACCTTCCGGGTGTACGTTATCACATCGTCCGTGGCAGCCTCGACCTGCAAGGTGTCAACAACCGCAAACAAGGCCGTAGCAAATACGGCACCAAGAAAGCGAGCAAATAA
- the rpoC gene encoding DNA-directed RNA polymerase subunit beta' encodes MRKYSYGTSISDFTAVRLAVASPEDILDWSYGEITKPETINYRTQKPERDGLFCERIFGPVKDINPHDAKYKGVRSREAAVDKNGELVTKSIVRRERMGHISLAVPVAHIWFLRGTPSAIGLLLGLTVKNLERVAYFASYIVKKVDTAKRDQMLADKEAEFAAAKEAIKYRYEAEAKKEDASIKTLAELQTKEQEETAADFELLKSQLTSLQRLSLINETDYRNLPEDLQDLIEVGMGGAALREMLEQINLKELIESLSAEADEAKGQRKKKIMKRLRLLESMDRAGIKPSSMCVSVLPVIPPDLRPMVQLTGGRFATSDLNDLYRRVINRNNRLKKLMDLNAPEVIRRNEQRMLQEAVDALIDNNNARSGRAVAATGQRRRLKSLSDLLKGKQGRFRQNLLGKRVDYSGRSVIVSGPELKIHQCGLPKMMALELFKPFVIGELIEKELAHNIRSATRMIETGEIAVWDALDEVIKGKYVLLNRAPSLHRLSIQAFQPVLKEGRAIQLHPLVCKGFNADFDGDQMAVHLPLSDEAQAEARDIMAANKNLLKPADGSPILHVEQDIVLGCYYLTYDRPGISQEVRGFSDINEAVLALDAGSLTLQNRIRVPFRGERRETTLGRLLFNETFPEDFPFQDEPMTKKRLQKVLADAYHRYGQEITAELADKLKDLGFYYATLSGLSMGMGDFQEVEGMSEMLEAGDTRSAAISEQFESGFITEDERYRLTVDNWTKVEAKVQDALSEQMKGRDSATAIAINSGARGNISQMNNAVGMLGVLSDASGRAIELPIKSGYIQGLNPLEYFTGTRGTRKALIDIALKTADAGYLTRRLVDVSQDVFTIDEDDQTTDPGFAMLREDAAAIGVSYGSRLIGRFAAEDVKKHIKAGEQFSPEAAAAIEADESIDGVRIMSALSCTSVRGVPQKSYGVDPATGLKVASHHPIGVIAAQSIGEPGTQLSLDSKHRSGASLADDTAQGLSRVEELFEVRTPKGQAYLTDVGGTANTWEEGDHYVVQVTAHDKENVILEIGERKVQVATGSDIAIGDVVASKDSGAQPLIAPMAGKVEVTDKQIIIIPVRQSVVRYEIPGYKQLFVKDGDEVIAGQRLTNGSINLQDLLRLQGVEPTQRYIMNQILGMFAGQGQNIADKHLEIIVRQMFSRVQIEDAGDSEFVTGDIVSKLAVVDANERLAKDKKELVQYNQLLLGITKSSLSTDSFLSAASFQDTTRVLIAAATSGRIDQLYGLKENVILGRKIPVGTGYGKTASSTSGLEMMEPLASITNAL; translated from the coding sequence ATGCGCAAATATTCATACGGCACTAGTATTTCCGATTTTACAGCCGTACGCTTGGCTGTTGCCAGTCCAGAAGATATTCTAGATTGGAGTTACGGAGAAATAACGAAACCCGAGACGATTAACTACCGGACTCAAAAGCCCGAACGCGATGGCTTGTTCTGTGAGCGTATTTTCGGACCAGTTAAGGATATCAATCCGCACGACGCTAAATACAAGGGCGTGCGTTCACGTGAAGCCGCTGTCGACAAGAACGGCGAGCTGGTGACAAAAAGTATTGTCCGCCGCGAACGCATGGGCCACATTAGTCTGGCTGTTCCCGTGGCACACATTTGGTTCCTCCGTGGAACACCATCTGCTATCGGTCTCCTCCTTGGCCTGACCGTCAAAAATTTAGAGCGCGTGGCATATTTTGCGAGTTACATCGTCAAAAAAGTCGACACTGCCAAGCGCGACCAAATGCTTGCTGACAAGGAAGCTGAATTCGCTGCTGCCAAAGAAGCGATCAAGTACCGCTATGAAGCAGAAGCTAAGAAGGAAGATGCTAGCATCAAGACTCTTGCAGAACTGCAGACCAAAGAGCAGGAAGAGACTGCGGCTGATTTTGAACTGCTCAAATCCCAGCTTACCAGCCTGCAGCGCTTAAGCCTCATCAACGAAACCGATTACCGTAACCTCCCTGAAGATCTGCAAGATCTGATTGAAGTCGGTATGGGCGGCGCAGCACTGCGCGAAATGCTCGAGCAAATCAACCTCAAAGAACTGATCGAGAGCCTCAGCGCTGAAGCTGATGAAGCTAAAGGCCAGCGCAAGAAAAAGATCATGAAGCGACTTCGTTTGCTTGAATCAATGGACCGCGCCGGTATCAAGCCGTCAAGTATGTGCGTTTCGGTACTGCCGGTTATTCCTCCAGACCTTCGACCAATGGTACAGCTGACAGGTGGCCGTTTCGCGACGTCAGATCTGAATGATCTCTATCGCCGCGTCATTAACCGCAACAACCGTTTGAAGAAATTGATGGATCTGAATGCTCCAGAAGTTATTCGCCGCAACGAGCAGCGCATGCTACAAGAAGCCGTTGATGCTTTGATTGATAACAACAATGCCCGCAGTGGCCGTGCTGTCGCCGCAACTGGCCAGCGCCGCCGCCTGAAATCACTGAGCGACCTACTGAAAGGCAAGCAGGGACGCTTCCGTCAGAACTTGCTTGGTAAGCGCGTTGACTACTCTGGTCGTTCTGTTATCGTATCTGGTCCTGAACTCAAGATTCACCAGTGTGGTCTGCCGAAGATGATGGCCCTCGAATTATTCAAGCCATTTGTCATCGGTGAACTGATCGAAAAAGAACTGGCTCACAACATTCGCTCAGCAACTCGCATGATTGAAACCGGTGAGATAGCCGTTTGGGATGCACTCGATGAAGTCATCAAGGGCAAATACGTACTTCTGAACCGTGCGCCATCTCTGCACCGTTTGTCTATCCAGGCTTTCCAGCCCGTCCTTAAAGAAGGTCGCGCCATCCAGCTGCACCCGCTCGTCTGTAAGGGCTTTAATGCCGACTTCGACGGCGACCAGATGGCTGTTCACTTGCCACTCTCCGACGAAGCGCAAGCTGAAGCCCGCGACATTATGGCTGCCAACAAAAACCTGCTGAAGCCAGCTGACGGTTCGCCAATCCTACATGTTGAACAGGACATTGTGCTCGGCTGTTACTATCTGACATACGACCGTCCCGGCATCAGCCAGGAAGTTCGCGGCTTTAGTGATATCAATGAAGCTGTACTGGCACTTGATGCTGGTAGCCTGACGCTGCAAAACCGGATCCGTGTACCGTTCCGTGGTGAGCGCCGCGAAACAACACTTGGCCGGTTGCTCTTCAACGAAACCTTCCCCGAAGATTTCCCATTCCAGGATGAGCCAATGACCAAAAAGCGGCTGCAGAAAGTTCTTGCCGACGCCTATCACCGTTACGGTCAGGAAATTACTGCCGAACTAGCCGACAAATTGAAAGATCTTGGATTTTACTACGCAACACTGTCAGGCCTGTCGATGGGCATGGGCGACTTCCAAGAAGTCGAAGGCATGAGTGAGATGCTCGAAGCCGGCGATACACGCTCGGCTGCTATATCCGAACAATTTGAAAGTGGATTCATTACCGAAGATGAACGCTACCGTCTCACTGTCGACAACTGGACAAAAGTCGAAGCCAAAGTTCAGGACGCCTTGTCTGAACAAATGAAAGGCCGCGACAGCGCAACCGCAATCGCAATCAACTCAGGTGCCCGTGGTAACATTTCTCAGATGAATAACGCAGTCGGTATGCTTGGAGTTTTGTCCGATGCATCCGGCCGCGCCATCGAGCTGCCTATCAAGTCCGGATACATTCAAGGTCTAAACCCACTTGAATACTTCACCGGTACCCGTGGTACTCGTAAAGCACTCATCGACATCGCCCTCAAGACAGCTGATGCCGGCTATCTGACTCGTCGTCTCGTTGATGTCTCACAAGATGTCTTTACGATTGATGAAGACGATCAAACCACTGACCCCGGCTTTGCAATGCTCCGCGAGGATGCAGCTGCTATTGGCGTTAGTTACGGTTCACGCTTAATCGGTCGCTTTGCCGCTGAAGATGTGAAGAAACACATCAAAGCTGGTGAGCAATTTAGTCCTGAAGCTGCGGCAGCAATTGAGGCTGATGAATCAATTGATGGTGTCCGCATCATGAGCGCCCTGAGCTGTACTTCAGTTCGCGGTGTTCCACAGAAATCATACGGCGTCGACCCAGCAACCGGACTGAAGGTTGCCAGCCACCACCCGATCGGTGTTATTGCCGCACAGTCAATCGGTGAGCCAGGTACGCAGCTGTCACTCGACTCTAAGCACCGTTCCGGCGCTTCACTTGCCGACGATACTGCACAGGGTCTCTCCCGTGTCGAAGAACTCTTCGAAGTTCGAACACCAAAGGGTCAGGCTTATCTGACTGACGTCGGTGGTACAGCTAATACTTGGGAAGAGGGCGATCACTATGTCGTTCAAGTTACAGCGCACGACAAAGAAAACGTGATCCTTGAAATCGGTGAACGTAAAGTACAAGTCGCAACCGGATCTGACATTGCAATCGGTGATGTTGTTGCCAGCAAAGATAGCGGTGCGCAACCACTGATCGCACCTATGGCCGGTAAAGTAGAGGTGACTGATAAGCAAATCATCATCATACCTGTCCGCCAAAGTGTCGTACGCTACGAAATCCCCGGCTACAAGCAACTGTTCGTCAAGGACGGTGATGAAGTTATAGCTGGACAGCGTCTAACAAATGGTTCGATCAATCTGCAAGACCTACTGCGTCTGCAAGGTGTTGAGCCAACCCAGCGTTACATCATGAACCAAATCCTTGGTATGTTTGCTGGTCAGGGCCAGAATATTGCTGATAAGCACCTTGAGATCATTGTGCGCCAGATGTTCAGCCGCGTGCAGATCGAAGATGCTGGCGACAGTGAATTCGTTACCGGTGACATCGTCAGTAAGCTCGCCGTCGTTGATGCCAACGAGCGTCTAGCAAAAGATAAGAAGGAACTAGTCCAGTACAATCAGCTGTTGCTCGGTATCACCAAGTCAAGCCTGAGTACTGACTCCTTCCTGAGTGCCGCGTCATTCCAGGACACAACCCGTGTCTTGATCGCAGCCGCTACCAGTGGTCGCATCGATCAGCTGTATGGCCTGAAGGAAAACGTCATTCTGGGTCGCAAAATCCCAGTGGGTACCGGCTACGGTAAAACCGCTAGCAGTACCAGCGGACTCGAAATGATGGAGCCACTGGCAAGCATTACGAATGCACTATAA